One genomic window of Glycine soja cultivar W05 chromosome 9, ASM419377v2, whole genome shotgun sequence includes the following:
- the LOC114368036 gene encoding protein PIN-LIKES 2-like: MNENTVRSAGADLTAAIVPLLKLLCLTVIGLLLANPTMQFIPKATFKLLSKLVFALFLPCLIFTELGESITLENFVDWWFIPVNVLVSTALGCLLGFLVVIICHPPPELTRFTIIMTGFGNTGNLLLAVVGSVCHTKDNPFGKNCNTRGVAYVSLSQWVSVILVYTLVYHMMEPPIEYYEIVEEEAEIEEERTLNDISRPLLVEAEWPDIEQKETEHSKTPFIARIFKSISGVSSSNIPELESGGTSPKSIRCLAEPRVVRRIRIVAEQTPIQHILQPPTIASLLAIIIGTVPQLKAVFFGYDAPLSFITDSLEILAGAMVPSVMLILGGMLAEGPSDSKLGLKTTIGITVARLLVLPVLGIGIVALSDKLNFLVENDAMFRFVLLLQYTTPSAILLGAIASLRGYAVSEASALLFWQHVFALFSFSLYIVIYFRIVMYV; encoded by the coding sequence ATGAATGAAAATACTGTGAGGTCTGCTGGTGCAGATCTGACAGCTGCTATAGTACCATTGTTGAAGCTGCTATGCCTAACAGTCATTGGACTACTTCTTGCAAACCCAACAATGCAATTCATTCCCAAAGCTACATTTAAGCTTCTTAGTAAACTTGTGTTTGCATTGTTCTTGCCGTGCCTTATATTTACTGAGCTAGGTGAAAGCATTACTCTTGAAAACTTTGTAGATTGGTGGTTTATCCCTGTTAATGTGCTTGTGAGTACAGCTCTTGGTTGCTTACTAGGGTTCTTAGTGGTGATAATATGCCACCCACCTCCAGAGTTAACCAGATTTACTATTATAATGACGGGATTTGGTAACACTGGAAATCTGCTGCTTGCTGTAGTTGGATCTGTTTGCCATACTAAAGATAATCCATTTGGGAAGAATTGCAATACCAGAGGGGTGGCATATGTTTCTTTATCTCAATGGGTTTCTGTTATCCTTGTATACACTCTTGTTTATCATATGATGGAACCTCCTATAGAGTATTATGAGATTGTTGAGGAAGAGGCTGAGATCGAGGAAGAGCGGACACTGAATGATATCAGTAGACCACTCCTTGTAGAAGCTGAGTGGCCTGACATTGAGCAGAAAGAGACTGAACATTCTAAGACACCCTTTATTGCCAGGATCTTTAAAAGCATCTCAGGTGTTTCCTCGTCTAATATTCCTGAGCTTGAAAGTGGTGGGACTAGTCCAAAGTCCATTAGATGTTTGGCTGAACCTAGAGTTGTAAGGAGGATCAGAATTGTTGCTGAACAAACTCCCATTCAGCACATACTTCAACCCCCAACAATCGCCTCTCTATTGGCCATCATCATTGGCACAGTGCCTCAGCTGAAAGCTGTGTTCTTTGGATATGATGCTCCGTTATCTTTCATTACTGACAGTTTGGAGATTTTAGCTGGGGCAATGGTACCTTCTGTGATGCTTATATTGGGGGGTATGCTTGCTGAAGGACCGAGTGACTCTAAACTTGGACTTAAAACTACTATTGGTATTACTGTTGCAAGACTCCTGGTGCTTCCTGTCCTGGGAATTGGGATTGTGGCATTGTCAGATAAGCTAAATTTCCTAGTTGAGAATGATGCTATGTTTAGATTTGTGCTTTTGCTACAGTACACCACACCAAGTGCTATTTTACTGGGAGCAATTGCCAGCTTAAGGGGTTATGCAGTTAGTGAAGCTTCAGCTCTTCTCTTCTGGCAGCACGTGTTTGCtcttttctccttttccttGTACATTGTAATCTACTTTAGAATAGTTATGTATGTCTGA